One Watersipora subatra chromosome 4, tzWatSuba1.1, whole genome shotgun sequence genomic window carries:
- the LOC137394147 gene encoding processed variable antigen-like: MRQPIFYIAQSAQSKQSAQSKQSAQSEQPAQSKQSAQSKQSAQSEQSAQSEQSAQSEQSAQSEQSAQSEQSAQSEQSAQSEQSAQSEQSAQSEQSAQSEQSAQSKQSAQSEQSAQSEQSAQSEQSAQSKQSAQFRED, encoded by the coding sequence ATGCGCCAACCTATTTTCTACATAGCACAATCAGCACAATCGAAACAATCAGCACAATCGAAACAATCAGCACAATCGGAACAACCAGCGCAATCAAAACAATCAGCGCAATCGAAACAGTCAGCGCAATCGGAACAATCAGCGCAATCGGAACAATCAGCGCAATCGGAACAATCAGCGCAATCGGAACAATCAGCGCAATCGGAACAATCAGCGCAATCGGAACAATCAGCGCAATCGGAACAATCAGCGCAATCGGAACAATCAGCGCAATCGGAACAATCAGCGCAATCGGAACAATCAGCGCAATCGAAACAATCAGCGCAATCGGAACAATCAGCGCAATCGGAACAATCAGCGCAATCGGAACAATCAGCACAATCGAAACAATCAGCACAATTTAGAGAAGATTAA
- the LOC137394148 gene encoding uncharacterized protein: protein MADEDIASHDHPLNGKNNDAGEEDPSVPTTPLPSRTESQLSQTTDIDGTAASRHSSMARPSSTKSGISRNPSANSFVTVSSAGRKSRAKSSASTDLPDVHQVTFTVTVSAAVPAGDRPAKLFDIERQRVYEDGNERNKSKRVVSDPKPQAFYHIEYYLLPTDVDPNKTDITLFGIAAKIYPDKQDAKVMKTWTEGNKTWIAWSQSHVINLTSDMLKKFCYHKLVVRIWDTRDKFGPKARFDRPRAFKFPPPKPGEDLDDISGVKTFIARLVKAYTRRLPKNSRERTLPQPVVSESKAKGKIADSEFTQNAGLPDTEPHPVTVEDSREVPCLLLGHPDMEYRVYSKLLELAKLEMQHLDKKVLRKNLDVFRKSPTAEAADQDAKETTSKVKQAAQIDQGGKAAGHKSTTPVSRQKRFPRDKKNEQVAKEAAEYAKKHGICSIHVPVAPLFVVHKISAIPKEIPHVCLSKESKPTRYGSYIATVFNMDTEEEYKVYMPEYIAKEALPDREFVYCGLIYKAKPKRIKFPHYSQDKPNHTHQIDLLSLPTDKGYKYALTVVDIASRYKEAEPLKKKTAADTVEAIKCIYNRSPLEYPKEIMSDKGREFIGTFTELMNEKGIKISRSLNKKKVAFVERFNRTLSERLFAHQYAEEIKTDKTNQEWVKRLPGVVAADK from the exons ATGGCCGATGAAGATATTGCCTCACACGATCATCCGCTCAATGGAAAAAATAACGACGCTGGGGAAGAAGATCCTAGTGTACCGACAACTCCATTGCCAAG CCGAACAGAGAGTCAATTGAGCCAAACAACTGACATAGATGGTACCGCTGCGAGCAGACACTCATCTATGGCCAGGCCGAGTAGTACCAAATCAGGTATTAGCCGAAACCCCAGTGCGAATAGCTTTGTGACTGTCTCTTCAGCTGGAAGAAAGTCTAGGGCAAAAAGTAGCGCAAGTACTGATTTACCAGATGTCCATCAAGTGACGTTCACAGTCACTGTATCAGCTGCAGTACCTGCTG GAGACAGACCCGCCAAGCTTTTTGATATTGAACGGCAGCGAG TTTATGAGGATGGAAATGAAAGAAACAAGAGTAAAAGAGTGGTGAGTGATCCAAAGCCTCAGGCTTTCTACCACATAGAATATTATCTTTTGCCTACGGATGTCGATCCCAACAAAACGGATATTACCCTCTTCGGAATTGCCGCTAAAATATATCCTGACAAGCAAGATGCAAAGGTTATGAAAACATGGACTGAAGGAAACAAGACATGGATAGCGTGGTCACAGAG TCATGTGATTAACTTAACCAGTGACATGTTGAAGAAGTTCTGCTACCACAAGCTTGTAGTGAGAATATGGGATACCAGAGATAAGTTTGGTCCGAAGGCTAGGTTTGATAGACCTCGGGCATTCAAGTTTCCACCCCCAAAGCCTG GAGAGGATCTGGATGATATAAGTGGAGTGAAGACATTCATAGCCCGTTTAGTCAAGGCTTACACGAGACGTTTGCCTAAGAACTCTAGAGAGAGGACTCTGCCACAGCCAGTCGTCAGTGAATCTAAGGCTAAAG GTAAAATAGCTGACTCAGAGTTCACCCAAAACGCAGGACTACCGGATACAGAACCTCATCCAGTGACAGTTGAGGACTCGAGGGAGGTGCCCTGTCTACTCCTCGGGCACCCAGACATGGAATACAG ggTATACTCCAAGCTGCTCGAGCTTGCCAAGTTAGAAATGCAGCATCTGGACAAGAAGGTACTGAGGAAGAATTTAGATGTTTTTCGTAAGTCCCCGACAGCGGAGGCTGCTGACCAGGATGCAAAGGAAACAACCTCTAAAGTGAAGCAGGCAGCGC AGATTGATCAAGGTGGCAAAGCGGCTGGACATAAGAGCACAACTCCAGTTTCTAGGCAGAAAAGATTCCCTAGAGATAAGAAGAATGAGCAAGTTGCTAAGGAAGCGGCTGAATATGCTAAGAAGCATGGCATCTGCTCAATTCACGTTCCTGTCGCTCCTCTCTTTGTTG TGCATAAGATTAGTGCAATACCAAAGGAAATACCGCATGTGTGCCTAAGCAAAGAATCAAAGCCAACGAGGTACGGATCCTACATAGCCACTGTATTCAATATGGATACAGAGGAAGAATACAAAGTGTATATGCCTGAGTATATAGCAAAAGAGGCTCTGCCAGACAGGGAGTTTGTCTACTGCGGGCTT ATTTACAAGGCAAAGCCAAAGCGTATAAAATTTCCCCACTACAGCCAAGACAAACCAAACCATACTCACCAAATTGATCTGCTGAGCCTTCCCACTGACAAGGGGTACAAGTACGCGCTGACAGTGGTGGACATCGCTTCTAGGTACAAAGAGGCGGAGCCACTCAAAAAGAAAACAGCGGCTGATACGGTTGAGgctattaaatgtatatataataggtcACCACTGGAATATCCAAAAGAAATAATGTCTGACAAGGGGCGTGAGTTTATAGGAACTTTCACAGAGCTGATGAACGAGAAAGGCATAAAAATATCTAGAAGCCTTAATAAGAAAAAGGTAGCATTTGTAGAGCGTTTTAATAGAACGTTGTCAGAAAGATTGTTCGCTCACCAGTACGCTGAGGAAATTAAAACTGACAAGACCAACCAAGAGTGGGTAAAGAGGTTGCCGGGTGTAGTGGCTGCGGATAAATGA